The following coding sequences lie in one Kamptonema formosum PCC 6407 genomic window:
- a CDS encoding PAS domain S-box protein, translating into MNNFNNNSKNTSIHITNYQIIATVYSGSRTIVYRAIQIDNRLPVVIKLLKNEYPTFSELVQFRNQYTIAKNLNSPLFVQTYSLEPYQNGYALVMEDFGGISLHEWARKGKKSLPLKEFFEIAIALSNILDILYRDRVIHKDIKPSNILINPETKQVKLIDFSIASLLPRETQTLINPNVLEGTLAYISPEQTGRMNRGIDYRTDFYSLGVTFYELLTGELPFQSSDAMELVHCHIAKAAPLVHEINPEIPFVISEIVKKLMAKNAEDRYQSALGLKYDLEKSLTQLQQSGQIECFEIACRDVCDRFTIPDKLYGRETEVETLLQAFERVANPPESPLAKGGNPPESPLAKEGNPPESPLAKEGNPPESPLAKEGNPPESSLAKEGNPPESPLAKGGNRGVEMMLIAGFSGIGKTAVVNEIHKPIVRQRGYFIKGKYDQFQRNIPFSAFVQAFRDLMGQLLTESESQIQQWQSKILAAVGENGQVIIDVIPELERIIGSQPAPPQLSGTAAQNRFNLLFQKFTQVFTTAQHPLVIFLDDLQWADSASLKLMQLLIANTSYLFLMGAYRDNEVNPAHPLMLALTEIKKTQAIINTITLLPLTQGQVNQLVADTLKCTESWAGTLSQLVYQKTQGNPFFATQFLKALHQDNLIKFDFGLGCWQCDITQVNQLALTDEVVAFMALQLGKLPTSTQQVLQLAACIGNQFDLATLAIVSEQSQIETAAALWKALQEGLILPVGDVYKFYVGQESQIVTKENDRIVTYKFLHDRVQQAAYSLIPDERKQATHLQIGQLLLRNTVLAEREEMLFEIVNQLNRGRYLLNDPEEQERLSHLNLLAGRKAKTSTAYTAACEYIITGMELLMEDCWNIQYELCFALHKERVEVEYLNGNIEASQSWIDRTLERTRTALEKAEIYNLAIIQYTLRAEYPEAIAAGIKALSLFGIDINDEDFEVVRDREIATAQAILESRGIASLSDLPMMTDPEKKMATKLAIAMGPPTYRSHQRLWSVICVKAVNLCLQYGNTPEIGYIYPAYGGLRGYALNNYQNTGELIDLTLQLMPKFNNSSAESVAYLMIGSSLRHWSHSLKVASQDYQNSYQIGLESSNLQYAAYAFGHNMYCRFYQGVELKQLEAEINQSLAFSQQQKNQWAIDLLTGGQMLVAKLIGRKNWSETIEDDYLERCRKHKNWQVICIYTILKSQILYLCDCPESALESAEKAEAEIVNVAPQGLLPYARHRFIYALLLCQSYERIPQAKQSDLWQKLIEYKQQLAVWAQNCSENFSAAYDLISAEMARISGDKLLAIELYDRAIAAASQNQLLQEEALANELAAKFYLEWKKEKVAQAYMIEAYYCYSRWGAKTKIEDLEKRYPKLLSLIKNEARYASTLNDTITRGKISFTRSYSSVSEALDLATMLKASQAISGEIELNKLLAIVIKIASVNAGATKCVLLLKPEIELRLAALMEEGQEPQILSSMPLALSQDVALSLVNAVKHSLEAMVVVDARLNPQFAGDPYIEQYQPKSILCSPIINQGLLIGILYLENNLTVGAFTSDRVELLNLLCTQAAISLENARLYERSQQTLIELRASEARFQKLTDNLPGLIYQIRLAADGSISIPYVSPGCADLYEVPPEEFLTGIKDFRMLEHPDDRAAMTQAFVHSAQTLMPFEQEWRIITTSGTVKWVQAASRPEQQADGSIVWDGVMIDISDRKLAEKSLRLNQFAIDRSSIPIWWVKPSGQVAYVNDAACRDLGYSRTEILQKCVGDFNPELSSEVWEKHWQEIKEQGSFVFEAYNFNKSGHRYPVEVTVNYLELDGEEYNCAFVKNISDRKQAEAALYASQQRLSLLIQQTPMAVIEWSPDFLIQSWNPAAEKIFGYTAAEVMGRSVDFLIADETVKIHFDLIVAHLLAQTGGNRSTNENITKTGESIFCDWYNNLLVNEDGDLIGIATIAIDITDLKQAEKQLQASQQLLELVLNTIPHKVFWKDCNLIYQGSNRAFAEVLGFSSSTEVVGKSDYDLSWTAEESDWFRQCDRRVIESNLPELGIVETTLQADGTTVWAETSKLPLHDTTGTVIGVLGIYQDISDRKQAETLIAQKSQELEQALQNLQQTQLQMIQSEKMSALGNLVAGVAHEINNPVGFIGGNIQPALDYINDIFGLIDLIQQKYPQLDPEIQAEIETIELDYIREDLPKLVDSMREGIKRIQEISTSLRTFSRADTDYPIACNIHDGIDSTIMILKHRLKANESRPEITVIKNYGNLPQVKCYAGQLNQVFMNLFSNAIDALEDSNQGRKYAEIANKITVDTELSADKKQAIIRIKDNGIGMSTEVQSKIFEHLFTTKGVGKGTGLGLAIARQIIEEKHQGKITVSSVPSEGTVFEITIPVK; encoded by the coding sequence ATGAATAATTTTAACAACAATAGTAAGAACACAAGTATTCACATTACTAACTATCAAATTATTGCAACAGTTTATTCAGGAAGTCGCACCATAGTATATCGGGCTATCCAGATCGACAATCGATTACCAGTTGTCATCAAACTGCTAAAAAATGAGTATCCTACCTTTAGCGAACTGGTGCAATTTCGCAATCAATACACCATTGCTAAAAATCTTAACTCACCTCTGTTCGTCCAAACTTATAGCCTGGAACCCTATCAAAATGGCTATGCGTTGGTTATGGAAGACTTTGGCGGTATTTCTCTTCACGAATGGGCTCGGAAAGGTAAAAAATCCCTGCCTTTGAAAGAATTTTTTGAAATAGCGATCGCACTGTCAAATATCTTAGATATACTGTATCGCGATCGCGTCATTCACAAAGACATCAAGCCCAGCAATATCTTAATCAATCCCGAAACCAAACAAGTCAAATTAATCGACTTTAGTATCGCCTCTTTGCTACCGCGAGAAACACAAACGCTGATTAATCCTAATGTTTTAGAAGGGACACTTGCTTATATTTCTCCAGAACAAACCGGGAGAATGAACCGAGGGATTGATTATCGGACTGACTTTTATTCTTTGGGTGTAACTTTCTACGAATTACTGACAGGAGAGTTACCTTTTCAATCAAGCGATGCGATGGAGTTAGTGCATTGTCATATTGCAAAAGCAGCACCATTAGTACATGAAATCAACCCAGAAATCCCATTTGTAATATCAGAAATTGTTAAAAAATTGATGGCAAAAAATGCCGAAGATAGATATCAAAGTGCATTAGGGCTGAAATATGATTTAGAAAAATCTTTAACTCAACTTCAACAAAGCGGTCAAATTGAATGCTTTGAAATCGCTTGTAGAGATGTGTGCGATCGCTTTACCATTCCCGACAAACTTTATGGAAGAGAAACCGAAGTAGAAACTCTATTGCAAGCATTTGAGCGAGTCGCTAACCCCCCTGAATCCCCCCTTGCTAAGGGGGGAAACCCCCCTGAATCCCCCCTTGCTAAGGAGGGAAACCCTCCTGAATCCCCCCTTGCTAAGGAGGGAAACCCTCCTGAATCCCCCCTTGCTAAGGAGGGAAACCCTCCTGAATCCTCCCTTGCTAAGGAGGGAAACCCTCCTGAATCCCCCCTTGCTAAGGGGGGAAATAGGGGGGTAGAAATGATGTTGATAGCAGGTTTTTCGGGAATTGGAAAAACTGCGGTTGTCAATGAAATTCATAAACCAATTGTGCGCCAGCGCGGTTACTTCATTAAAGGAAAATATGACCAATTCCAACGTAATATTCCTTTCAGTGCTTTTGTGCAAGCCTTTCGAGATTTAATGGGGCAATTGTTAACTGAAAGCGAGTCTCAAATCCAGCAATGGCAAAGTAAAATATTAGCAGCAGTTGGGGAAAACGGACAAGTAATTATTGATGTCATTCCCGAATTAGAAAGAATTATTGGTTCACAACCAGCGCCACCCCAATTATCAGGAACAGCAGCGCAAAATCGATTTAATTTATTGTTCCAAAAATTCACCCAAGTTTTTACAACAGCCCAACATCCATTAGTAATATTTTTAGACGATCTACAATGGGCAGATTCAGCATCGCTGAAGTTAATGCAGCTCTTAATCGCTAATACAAGCTATCTTTTCTTAATGGGTGCATATCGTGATAATGAAGTTAACCCGGCACATCCATTAATGCTGGCTTTGACCGAAATAAAAAAAACACAAGCAATAATTAATACGATTACTTTACTACCATTAACTCAAGGGCAAGTGAATCAATTAGTTGCTGATACGCTTAAATGTACAGAAAGTTGGGCAGGTACTCTTTCTCAATTGGTCTATCAAAAAACTCAAGGTAATCCGTTTTTTGCCACCCAGTTTCTCAAGGCATTACATCAAGATAATCTCATTAAATTTGACTTTGGATTAGGCTGTTGGCAATGTGACATTACACAAGTTAATCAGCTTGCACTTACAGATGAAGTTGTGGCATTTATGGCATTACAACTAGGAAAACTACCGACATCAACTCAACAGGTGTTGCAGTTAGCTGCTTGTATTGGCAATCAGTTCGATTTAGCAACTTTGGCAATTGTTTCGGAACAATCCCAAATTGAGACGGCTGCTGCTTTGTGGAAAGCATTACAAGAAGGGTTGATTTTACCAGTTGGTGATGTTTATAAGTTTTATGTTGGGCAAGAAAGTCAAATAGTTACTAAAGAAAACGATCGGATTGTTACATACAAATTTTTACACGATCGCGTCCAACAAGCTGCCTATTCTCTGATTCCAGACGAGCGCAAGCAAGCAACACATCTACAGATAGGTCAACTACTTTTAAGAAATACTGTTTTGGCAGAGCGCGAGGAAATGTTATTCGAGATTGTCAATCAACTAAATCGCGGTCGATACCTATTAAACGATCCAGAAGAACAGGAAAGATTGAGCCACTTAAACTTATTGGCAGGACGAAAAGCTAAAACTTCTACGGCATATACTGCTGCCTGTGAGTATATAATTACTGGCATGGAATTATTGATGGAAGACTGTTGGAATATTCAATATGAATTATGCTTTGCGCTCCACAAAGAACGGGTTGAAGTTGAATATTTGAATGGCAATATTGAAGCATCACAAAGCTGGATCGATCGCACTCTCGAACGGACAAGAACTGCCCTAGAAAAGGCAGAGATTTACAACTTGGCAATTATTCAATATACCCTACGAGCTGAGTATCCAGAAGCTATTGCTGCGGGGATTAAAGCTTTATCCTTGTTCGGTATTGATATTAACGATGAGGATTTTGAGGTGGTACGCGATCGCGAAATTGCCACTGCTCAAGCTATCTTAGAAAGCCGAGGGATTGCTTCTCTCAGCGATCTACCCATGATGACCGATCCTGAGAAAAAAATGGCTACAAAGTTAGCTATTGCTATGGGCCCGCCCACCTATCGATCGCATCAGCGTCTGTGGTCAGTCATTTGTGTCAAGGCTGTTAATTTGTGTTTGCAATATGGTAATACGCCTGAAATAGGCTATATTTACCCAGCCTACGGTGGCCTACGTGGTTATGCTTTAAATAACTATCAAAATACAGGTGAGTTAATCGATTTAACGCTGCAATTAATGCCCAAGTTTAATAATAGTTCGGCTGAAAGTGTAGCCTATTTAATGATTGGTAGTTCTCTCCGCCATTGGTCTCACTCTCTTAAGGTAGCCAGCCAAGATTACCAAAATTCTTATCAAATTGGTTTGGAATCCAGCAATTTACAATATGCGGCTTATGCTTTTGGACACAATATGTACTGTCGTTTTTATCAGGGAGTAGAACTGAAGCAGTTAGAGGCAGAAATTAATCAATCGCTGGCTTTTAGCCAACAGCAAAAAAATCAATGGGCTATCGATTTACTAACTGGTGGTCAAATGCTTGTAGCCAAGTTGATAGGAAGGAAAAATTGGTCGGAAACTATAGAAGATGATTATCTCGAACGCTGCCGAAAACATAAAAACTGGCAAGTTATCTGTATTTATACTATTCTGAAAAGCCAAATACTCTACCTCTGCGATTGCCCAGAATCAGCTTTAGAATCTGCCGAGAAAGCTGAAGCTGAGATTGTTAATGTTGCTCCCCAAGGCTTACTTCCCTACGCCAGACATCGCTTTATCTATGCTCTATTGTTATGCCAAAGTTACGAGCGAATACCACAGGCAAAACAATCGGATCTGTGGCAAAAATTGATAGAATATAAACAGCAATTAGCTGTTTGGGCGCAAAACTGCTCGGAGAATTTTAGCGCTGCCTACGATCTAATTTCAGCAGAAATGGCGCGTATTTCTGGAGATAAATTATTGGCAATTGAACTGTACGATCGCGCGATCGCAGCCGCCAGTCAAAACCAACTTCTACAAGAAGAAGCTCTCGCCAACGAACTAGCAGCTAAATTTTACTTGGAATGGAAGAAAGAAAAAGTAGCTCAAGCCTACATGATTGAGGCCTATTATTGTTATTCACGATGGGGAGCCAAAACTAAAATAGAGGATCTAGAAAAACGCTATCCTAAATTACTCAGTCTTATTAAAAACGAAGCGAGATATGCTAGTACCTTGAATGATACTATTACGCGGGGTAAAATTAGTTTTACTCGCTCTTATAGTAGCGTCTCAGAAGCTCTAGATTTGGCTACTATGCTAAAAGCTTCTCAGGCTATTTCTGGGGAAATTGAACTGAATAAACTTTTAGCTATTGTAATAAAAATAGCGAGCGTAAATGCTGGTGCAACTAAGTGTGTCTTGCTGCTTAAACCTGAGATTGAGTTACGGCTAGCAGCTCTTATGGAAGAGGGACAAGAACCACAGATATTATCATCAATGCCTTTAGCATTAAGTCAGGATGTGGCGCTGAGTTTGGTGAATGCTGTCAAGCATAGTTTGGAAGCGATGGTAGTTGTTGATGCTAGGTTAAATCCTCAGTTTGCAGGCGATCCTTATATTGAACAGTACCAGCCTAAAAGTATTCTTTGTAGTCCAATTATTAATCAAGGACTATTGATTGGTATTTTATATTTAGAAAATAATCTGACCGTTGGAGCGTTTACGAGCGATCGCGTCGAACTACTCAATTTACTCTGCACTCAAGCCGCAATTTCCTTGGAAAATGCCCGACTTTATGAGCGATCGCAACAAACTCTAATTGAACTGCGTGCCAGCGAAGCTCGCTTTCAGAAGCTGACGGATAATTTGCCTGGGCTAATTTATCAGATCCGCCTCGCTGCCGATGGTTCAATTTCAATTCCCTACGTTAGTCCAGGCTGTGCCGATCTCTATGAAGTGCCACCAGAAGAGTTCTTGACAGGAATCAAAGACTTTCGGATGTTGGAGCATCCCGACGATCGCGCAGCCATGACCCAGGCGTTCGTCCATTCTGCCCAGACTCTCATGCCATTTGAGCAGGAATGGCGGATTATTACGACCTCTGGCACTGTGAAATGGGTGCAGGCGGCATCACGACCAGAACAGCAAGCCGATGGCTCGATCGTCTGGGATGGCGTGATGATCGATATTAGCGATCGCAAACTTGCCGAGAAATCTCTCAGACTCAATCAGTTTGCGATCGATCGTTCCAGCATCCCGATCTGGTGGGTTAAACCTAGCGGACAGGTTGCTTATGTTAATGATGCCGCCTGCCGCGATCTCGGCTATTCCCGAACCGAGATTTTGCAAAAATGCGTTGGAGACTTTAACCCAGAACTTTCCTCAGAGGTTTGGGAAAAACATTGGCAGGAGATTAAGGAACAGGGTTCATTTGTCTTTGAGGCTTACAATTTCAACAAATCAGGACATCGTTATCCGGTGGAAGTAACGGTTAATTACCTTGAACTAGATGGCGAAGAATATAACTGTGCGTTTGTGAAAAATATTAGCGATCGCAAACAAGCTGAAGCCGCACTCTACGCATCCCAACAACGCTTGTCGTTGCTAATCCAACAAACGCCAATGGCAGTAATCGAGTGGAGTCCAGACTTTCTGATTCAATCTTGGAACCCAGCCGCTGAAAAGATTTTTGGTTACACAGCAGCGGAAGTAATGGGGCGTTCAGTCGATTTTTTGATTGCAGATGAAACCGTAAAAATTCATTTCGATCTGATTGTGGCACATCTGTTAGCGCAAACAGGAGGCAATCGCAGCACCAATGAAAATATCACAAAAACAGGCGAGAGTATCTTCTGTGATTGGTACAACAATCTTCTAGTCAATGAAGATGGAGATTTAATTGGTATTGCCACGATCGCAATCGACATCACCGATCTCAAACAAGCCGAAAAACAACTGCAAGCATCCCAGCAATTATTAGAACTGGTACTCAATACTATTCCCCATAAAGTGTTCTGGAAAGACTGCAATCTGATCTATCAAGGCAGTAACCGCGCTTTTGCTGAGGTTTTAGGGTTTAGTTCATCCACAGAAGTCGTTGGCAAGTCAGATTACGATCTGTCTTGGACTGCCGAAGAATCAGACTGGTTCCGCCAGTGCGATCGACGGGTGATAGAATCAAATCTGCCCGAACTCGGTATTGTTGAAACGACGCTGCAAGCCGATGGCACAACAGTTTGGGCTGAGACTAGCAAGCTACCGCTACACGATACCACTGGCACAGTCATTGGTGTATTAGGAATTTACCAGGATATTAGCGATCGCAAGCAAGCCGAAACCCTGATCGCCCAAAAATCTCAGGAACTGGAACAAGCCCTCCAAAACTTGCAGCAAACCCAACTGCAAATGATTCAAAGTGAGAAGATGTCAGCATTAGGGAATTTAGTCGCCGGTGTTGCCCACGAAATCAATAATCCGGTGGGTTTCATTGGCGGCAATATTCAACCTGCCCTAGATTACATCAATGATATCTTTGGATTAATAGACCTAATCCAACAAAAATATCCTCAGTTAGACCCAGAAATTCAAGCAGAGATAGAAACTATTGAACTAGACTACATCCGGGAAGATTTACCAAAATTAGTTGACTCCATGCGGGAAGGAATCAAACGAATTCAAGAGATTAGCACTAGCCTGAGAACTTTCTCCCGCGCCGATACCGATTATCCAATCGCTTGCAATATCCACGATGGTATTGATAGCACAATCATGATTCTGAAACATCGCCTCAAAGCCAATGAATCTCGCCCAGAAATTACAGTTATCAAAAACTATGGTAATTTACCGCAAGTAAAATGCTATGCAGGGCAGTTAAATCAGGTATTTATGAATCTTTTTAGTAATGCCATTGATGCCCTAGAAGATTCAAACCAAGGGCGTAAATATGCAGAAATTGCCAATAAAATTACAGTTGATACTGAGTTATCAGCAGATAAAAAACAGGCAATAATTAGGATTAAAGACAATGGTATTGGCATGAGTACAGAGGTTCAGTCCAAGATTTTTGAGCATTTATTTACGACGAAAGGAGTAGGGAAAGGGACGGGATTGGGGTTAGCGATCGCGCGTCAAATAATTGAAGAAAAACATCAGGGAAAAATTACAGTTAGCTCTGTACCTAGTGAGGGTACTGTGTTTGAGATCACTATCCCTGTTAAATAA